One Rhinoraja longicauda isolate Sanriku21f chromosome 18, sRhiLon1.1, whole genome shotgun sequence DNA segment encodes these proteins:
- the ldhbb gene encoding L-lactate dehydrogenase B-B chain: MANLKEKLIGQLATSQDKSSHNKITVVGVGAVGMACAISILMKDLADELALVDVMEDKLKGEMMDLQHGSLFLHTSKIVSSKDYCVSAGSKLVVVTAGARQQEGESRLNLVQRNVNIFKHIIPDIVKYSPDCILLIVSNPVDVLTYVAWKLSGLPMHRVIGSGCNLDSARFRYLMGERLGIHSSSCHGWVIGEHGDSSVPVWSGMNVAGVNLKELHPEIGTDKDKEDWKKVHRDVVDSAYEVIKLKGYTSWAIGMSVADMAETLMKNLRRVHPVSTMVKNFYGITNDVFLSLPSVLDNHGISNVVKMTLKSEEEAKLQQSATTLWNIQKDLKF; this comes from the exons ATGGCAAACCTGAAGGAAAAGCTAATTGGCCAGTTGGCGACATCCCAAGACAAGAGCTCGCACAACAAGATAACAGTTGTTGGTGTGGGTGCAGTAGGAATGGCATGTGCCATCAGCATCTTGATGAAG GATCTGGCCGATGAGTTGGCTCTGGTGGATGTAATGGAGGATAAATTGAAGGGAGAGATGATGGACCTGCAACATGGTAGCCTTTTCCTCCACACTTCCAAGATTGTGTCGAGCAAGG ATTATTGTGTCAGTGCTGGTTCCAAGTTGGTTGTGGTCACAGCTGGTGCTCGACAGCAGGAGGGAGAGAGTCGCTTGAATTTGGTTCAGCGTAATGTGAATATCTTCAAACATATTATTCCGGATATAGTCAAGTACAGTCCAGACTGTATCTTGCTCATCGTGAGCAACCCAG TGGACGTCTTAACCTATGTGGCATGGAAGCTGAGTGGCCTTCCCATGCACCGTGTTATTGGCAGTGGCTGCAACCTGGACTCTGCACGTTTCAGATACCTCATGGGGGAGAGACTAGGAATCCACAGCTCCAGCTGTCATGGCTGGGTGATTGGCGAGCACGGAGACTCGAGCG TGCCTGTGTGGAGTGGCATGAATGTCGCGGGTGTGAACCTGAAGGAACTTCACCCTGAGATAGGAACTGACAAAGACAAGGAAGACTGGAAGAAGGTGCACAGGGATGTGGTGGATAG TGCCTATGAGGTGATAAAATTGAAAGGGTACACATCCTGGGCTATTGGAATGTCCGTGGCAGACATGGCAGAAACGTTAATGAAAAACCTGCGTAGAGTTCATCCAGTATCTACAATGGTTAAG AATTTCTATGGTATTACCAATGATGTTTTCCTGAGCCTCCCTAGTGTTTTGGATAACCATGGAATTTCTAATGTTGTGAAGATGACACTAAAGTCGGAGGAAGAAGCAAAGCTTCAACAGAGTGCTACCACCTTGTGGAACATTCAGAAAGACCTGAAATTCTGA
- the tsg101a gene encoding tumor susceptibility 101a — MAVTDGGLKKLVSKYKYRDLTVREILNVTTTYKDLKPVNDAYVFNNGSSQELMSLTGTIPVSYRGNMYNIPICLWLLDTYPYNPPICFVKPTSTMMIRTGKHVDANGKIYLPYLHDWKHPHSDLYGLIQVMIVMFGEEPPVFSKLAAPPTYPPYQAAGPPTPSYVPGTTAGMAQYPAGHANTGGFAGFPYPPAGAYPPSTATAQQHPYSNQPPAAGLGPGRDNTISEDTIRASLISAVSDKLRWRMKEEMDRAQAELDALKRTEEDLKKGHQKLEIMVNHLDQELTDVDKNIEALTKKDEELSVALEKMESQSENNDIDEVVVPTAPLYKQILNLYAEENAIEDTIFYLGEALRRDVVDLEVFLKHVRLLSRKQFQLRALMQKARKTAGLSDLY; from the exons ATGGCGGTCACCGACGGGGGGCTGAAAAAACTGGTGTCAAAG TATAAATACAGGGATCTGACAGTGCGAGAGATTCTAAACGTTACCACAACATATAAAGACCTCAAGCCAGTGAATGATGCATATG TATTTAACAATGGTTCTTCTCAGGAGCTGATGAGTCTCACTGGAACGATCCCAGTTAGCTACAGAG GAAATATGTATAATATCCCGATATGCCTGTGGTTACTGGACACTTACCCTTACAATCCTCCAATCTGCTTTGTAAAACCCACCAGTACCATGATGATTAGGACAGGAAAGCACGTTGATGCCAATGGGAAAATCTACCTCCCCTATCTACACGACTGGAAACAT CCACATTCTGACCTCTATGGGCTGATTCAGGTGATGATCGTCATGTTTGGAGAGGAACCTCCTGTCTTTTCGAAGCTCGCTGCACCTCCAACTTACCCTCCTTATCAAGCTGCAGGCCCGCCAACTC CTTCTTACGTGCCTGGAACGACAGCAGGAATGGCACAATATCCAGCAGGCCATGCCAATACTGG AGGGTTTGCAGGCTTTCCTTATCCCCCGGCAGGTGCATATCCTCCATCCACAGCCACAGCGCAGCAGCATCCATATTCCAACCAGCCTCCTGCCGCAGGTTTAG GTCCCGGCAGAGACAACACCATTAGTGAGGATACAATCCGTGCTTCACTGATCTCTGCAGTTAGTGATAAACTGCGCTGGCGGATGAAAGAGGAAATGGACCGTGCCCAGGCTGAACTTGATGCCCTCAAACGGACAGAGGAGGACCTAAAGAAAGGCCACCAGAAGCTGGAAATTATGGTCAATCACTTGGATCAGGAACTG actgatgtagacAAAAACATTGAAGCACTGACAAAGAAGGATGAGGAGCTGAGTGttgcactggagaaaatggagagccAGTCTGAAAATAATGACATTGATGAGGTTGTTGTGCCAACAGCACCCCTCTACAAACAAATCCTCAATCTTTATGCAGAGGAGAATGCCATTGAGGACACCATTTTCTATCTGGGTGAAGCCCTGAGACGAGACGTCGTTGATTTGGAAGTCTTCTTAAAG CATGTGCGTCTCTTATCTCGCAAACAATTCCAGCTTCGAGCGTTGATGCAGAAAGCAAGAAAGACAGCCGGCCTTAGTGACTTGTACTGA